AATGTTATTTGTGAATGTCTTTAAATATTCAAAAAGCCACATAATGCCATGTACTGTTATCATTGGCTGGGATCCAAAGAAGTCCAAGGAGCTTTTGTTcaccctctctctttttaaagcaataataaaGCTAGGAAAAACTGGGGAGAAGTTAGGTTAGGGCTAGAGGGGAGGTTTCTACAGCAATGTACCCCTCCATAACAGAcagtctggtgaactgggttccaatccctgctctgccatagaggcttgctgggtgagatGGGCCTATCACTACCTCTCAAGCCAGCCTGCTTCACTGGGCTGTTGTTACGATCAaatagaagagggggaaatgatgtgACCAACTGCTGTGGGTTCCAATTAGGGAGAAAAAGAGGGCAATAGACAAAAAGAAGGtaatagcaaaaacaaaacaaatacataaattaagCATATTTATTTCCATATTACAATACTTTGCCAGAGCTTGAATAAAATTATAAGAAACTCTGAGGTGTTTAGAATATAGATAAATGGAGAACTTAGATTGGGCCCTGAGATGTCTTCTATGACTCTAAGATCCAAAAAATTAGGCACCCAATTCATTTTTAATcctttctgtttttgtattttaatgtccAGATTTTCTAATTATTGCTACTGCAAAACTTAATTCTATAtccagaaagtgaaagttttgtCATTTGGAAGGGctagtgtttttttccttttggttcaCAAATGACTTACTCAGGGTTATAAAAACTGTGTAGGCTAGTAAGTGATGTGGATTTATTTGCAAGGCATATTCACCCTtcatgatgcctgctgggctTGTTGTACAGAGACTAAAACCAGCCACTGAAACCTACCAATTTTAGAGAAAATTGTTCCCAAGAATTGTAGTGGAGGAACAAGAGAAGAGAGCCTGCAGCTTGCACTACTAGTCTTCCTGCTCTTAATCCCTCCAACAATGTCACGACTTAGCTGACCTTCATgctggcacagctgcagcaacTGTCAAGGTCTGTGTGTAACTATGCTACACCACACCTATTGCAGGTTCAACATTCTTAGGGAGCATTTAAAGAATAACTGCCAAAAATTCTGAGAGCTCAACCATTGCCGGAACAAcctgaataaaaattaaaatggcatcAAGTTACATAATGAACAATGTACCTGCTCTTCCAAGTTTAAGTGCGTTTTACGCTCATccaccttcctccctccctcccccactttttcaTTTATACACCACGCCAGCCTCTTTTCTTACATAATAAAAAtgatttccctttccttcctttctaggCTGCAGACAGGAGACAGTACTCAGCTTCAGGACTCCCATTTCTCATTACCTTCCTTGAAAGGTGTCTTCTATAATCACTCCCAGGTTTTGGAGATGTGTCCGCGTCTACAAATTAATGCCTATCAGACGGAAGGGCTTTACTACAGCTTATCAAAAGCTAAATTAATAAAACCACAAATGACAACGTGAATGCCATTACTCAGAATAGCCGGAAGAAACCTTACTCAAAACCACCCACAGAAAGGGAAATGcaggcaacatttaaaaaataaagcagaatttGTTCACATGGATCTCATGTATACTGTCTACAAATCCTTATTATTTTCTGTTGAGAAAAATGACTACTAAGTGCAATGCCAGAGAAGCAAAGGATGCTTTGTAGGGTGGCAAGGGACTCCTTCATACACTTCCCTATTTGTATGAGAGCAGCCCCCCACTATGCTAATAGGGATGGAAATACATGTATAGATACCACAGCCACTACTACTCTTACCCCCCATgcacctgcccctccctcctgcaCCTTTataccctctcccctcccaggtcCAGGCCCCTTTGTCCCCCTCCACACACTTGCTGATGGAGTCTCAGGCATCTGTCTGCCCCCGCTAGCCCctggtccccccctccccttttagatGCCAGGCAGGACAAGGGGCCCCAGCGCCCTACCTGTCTGCCAGAGCTGGGGCATATTTTCTGCAGTTGGAGGGCCTCGTGCATTCACACTGCTCACCATTTCTCACTGGCCTTCCTTCCCCTATCTACTGGGTACCTGTGGGGGCTGGGCTGGCTGTGGTGCCATTCCTTAAGCCCCTCATGCCCGGCCTGGGTTGCTCTGACACCTGGGAGGTAACCAGAGGGGAGTCAGCAGTGTGTCGGGTGGCCGCGCTCCAATTCCTTTGGGATGGCTGTGGGTGTGGGAGACTTCAGGTGAGGAGCTAGCTGGGGGGGGGATTCAGGTTGGTGTGAGACACTGTCTCCGAATACCCGACCTTTGTAGAAACCAAATATatcacagctcccagttttaaagtgactgaggcagggagagaaaagaaCTTGTCCTCTTCCCCTCAAACTCCACATTCAGCTCCAGGttgctccagggcttgcagtTGCCTGAGCAGAGGTAGAGACAGGAGCACAGGAAAGAGGAGTGCATCAGGCCTTCCTAAACCATTAACAGGCAACAGTcccccaaactcttctccccGAGGGTGTTTTCAATGTCCCATAAGCCCTCCTCCCAAATTCCTTGGAGGTTAAAATCCCACTGTCACCGCATGATGCTGAGAGGAGGACTGGGGGAGGACAAAGAGGTGGAAAACActgccctcctccacctcctgtTGCTGCCTCCCTCTGCCACAGCCCAGAGCACCTGATCACCCTCACCCCTCCATCCAGCCCTGGGGATGGCCATAATCACATGAGTCTTTCCTATGCAAGTTGGCACTTCTGAGGGGAAATGAACGTGGGTGGGAAAGGCCACAGTCTCTAGAACATGTGTTTAATGCCCGATCATGTGAACCTCCAGGCCATCAGACCCACCGACATTGTTGCAGTATTCACACACAGACCACAGCTAGTGGGAAAACAACTCCCAAGCAGCTAATAGAATGTACAAAGAGGAActttgacacacacacaattaaatgGATGTGTCCCAAACAGGGTTGAAAAGCACTGCATTACATCTTAATGATAAGACTATGTCTGCAGGGTATGCCCACGCGTGTGGGGCTGACACTGGCACAAATTCCATCATTCTGGTAGCACAGAGACCTCCCAAACAAGTCCAGATACAAAGATCAGATACAGAGAGATAAAAGCTAACATTTTCACTCACCTATGAATGGAATGGACGCcttaaggagagtcacctggtGAACTCGAGCGAGAGCCTTTacgttcttctcttcttcttatgtggACCGCTCGGCGGGCATCATTGGGTAGCCAACAAGTTGGGTCAGAGGCAGGCTCTGGATCATTTACAGCTAAAATGTGGGACTGATGCCACATGAGTTGTGGTGTTTGTTGGCCAGAAGGGGACTTTTCTCGTGGGGTAACTCTTTTCTGCATCCTCTACCACATCCTCAGTTGTCTGCATCCTAAAGCGTCTTGTACATGTTCACCTTGAACCTTCTGTCTGACAGAGACATCTAAAGTGCTGGGGTAGTTAAGTGCTCACTAATCTGAGGGACAAATTTGTGGCGAAGCTACACAGGAAGTAGGGGACCAGTTACTCACACCTAGTTCTGCTTTGTGATCTGGCACACTTTCTGCTTGTATTCCGGACTGCTGTTTCAACAAGCCACTGTGATGTCTATGGTTTACTTGTCTTTGGTCTTTGGCAGTAACATTCTCCAGGCTCTGGTTGAGGGGAAGTGATGGTTTTGTTGCATAAGGTACAGGAGTTTTCAAAGAGCTGCTTCTTGTGCTTCTAGCTGTGATGTGACATGATCTTTCTTTTGAGGTCCCGACAGCAGCCAACAAATCTCTGGGAGGCTGCAGGGTTTTCCCATCCGGCAAGACCTTCAAGAACTGGGAGGCAGGCCCTGGGGCCCCACTGCCCATTCTCCTCCTGTCTGGACTATAAAATCCCGGAGCAACTGGGAAAGGCGAACCACGAAAGGACATATGAAATGCCTGAGGCCTAGATCTCTCATAAAAACCTCGGTGGTCATCAGGTTCGGTCAATCCAGGCCATCTGTTGCTCTTCTTTCTTCCCCTGTTGAAATCGACAACCAGGTTTTCTGCGTGGAAGTGTTCTAATTGTTCGCCCTGCTTGCCTAGGAAGTCCCAGGACCGGGCCCTGTGATTTCGGGAGCTGATATTTGGTGAGGTCAGAGCGTCCTGTGAGGCACTCCTTGGCCAATCTCTCAAGACAGGATCCTCAAGTTTTTCCTGGGACGTACTCCTTTGCCGAATCTGAACTGACTGCAGAGCCCTATCGTGAGAGCTGCTCCTTCGTCGTACCTGTGAGCCGGTGCGATTTGGTACCACTTGGTTATAATCTATTGTATTCTGAGATGCTGCTCTTAAGCTGTCTAACCTTTCCTGTATGGTTCGGCAACCGTACATGTGCAAACGTCGGTTGTCAATGTATTCTTTATAGGTTTTGTAGTTTTTCCAGTCTATGGGTTGGTGGGCATTTGAAGAATTATTGTGATTGGAGGTCACAGAGGGAACACCTGTAAGTTGAGGAGATCTAGAATCAGAGATTCCTTCTGGATGCCCTCCACAGCTTCCAGATCTGCCAGCCAGTCCAGTGGCATCTACTGGCCTTGTAAGGGGAGTTTGAGGAAGTACGATGGCAGTAGACATTGAAGCGGGGGGTGATGTGGTTCGTGCCTTCGTCTTTAAATTGGTTGGTTCCTTGAAACTGTATCTGACTTCCTCTGTTCGAAGCGGTGGACTGGTGTGATTTGTTCTACAGGATGGCAAGTCTACAGCCTTCTCAGAAGGCACAACAACAGTTC
This genomic window from Sphaerodactylus townsendi isolate TG3544 unplaced genomic scaffold, MPM_Stown_v2.3 scaffold_414, whole genome shotgun sequence contains:
- the LOC125425408 gene encoding rho GTPase-activating protein 21-like — encoded protein: MAQPVEKAPFDSSLGKQQTSRPVWASAQPDKAYRMEIQVPPSPTDIAKSNTAVCVCNETVRTVVVPSEKAVDLPSCRTNHTSPPLRTEEVRYSFKEPTNLKTKARTTSPPASMSTAIVLPQTPLTRPVDATGLAGRSGSCGGHPEGISDSRSPQLTGVPSVTSNHNNSSNAHQPIDWKNYKTYKEYIDNRRLHMYGCRTIQERLDSLRAASQNTIDYNQVVPNRTGSQVRRRSSSHDRALQSVQIRQRSTSQEKLEDPVLRDWPRSASQDALTSPNISSRNHRARSWDFLGKQGEQLEHFHAENLVVDFNRGRKKSNRWPGLTEPDDHRGFYERSRPQAFHMSFRGSPFPVAPGFYSPDRRRMGSGAPGPASQFLKVLPDGKTLQPPRDLLAAVGTSKERSCHITARSTRSSSLKTPVPYATKPSLPLNQSLENVTAKDQRQVNHRHHSGLLKQQSGIQAESVPDHKAELGLAPHLKSPTPTAIPKELERGHPTHC